A single window of Intrasporangium calvum DSM 43043 DNA harbors:
- a CDS encoding AtpZ/AtpI family protein, translated as MTDPQSPSDERPDGQQPAGRPEPAGVETSPESVVVTAGKFAADQTSASVIAYLVTGPALFGGLGVLLDGWLGTGFLVVLGLLGGMALSLYVIWLRYGTP; from the coding sequence ATGACCGATCCACAGTCGCCGTCGGACGAGCGTCCCGACGGCCAGCAGCCTGCTGGGCGTCCCGAGCCCGCGGGAGTCGAGACGAGCCCGGAGAGCGTCGTCGTCACCGCGGGGAAGTTCGCCGCGGACCAGACCTCGGCGAGTGTGATCGCCTATCTCGTCACCGGTCCGGCCCTCTTCGGCGGGCTCGGCGTGCTGCTCGACGGCTGGCTCGGCACCGGCTTCCTGGTGGTGCTCGGGCTGCTCGGTGGGATGGCCCTGTCGTTGTACGTGATCTGGCTCCGGTACGGTACGCCGTAG
- a CDS encoding F0F1 ATP synthase subunit epsilon, producing the protein MSSLKVEMVAADRKVWEGEAKFVRARSIAGDLGILPGHAPLLGVLVEGDVSIEAMDGARSTVTVDGGFLSVDSDIVTIVAEHVDASSMQSTTN; encoded by the coding sequence GTGAGTTCACTCAAGGTTGAGATGGTTGCCGCGGACCGCAAGGTCTGGGAGGGCGAGGCCAAGTTCGTCCGCGCTCGCTCCATTGCTGGTGACCTCGGCATCCTGCCCGGTCACGCGCCCCTGCTCGGCGTTCTCGTCGAGGGCGACGTCAGCATCGAGGCCATGGACGGCGCCCGTTCGACCGTGACGGTGGACGGCGGTTTCCTCTCCGTCGACTCCGACATCGTGACCATCGTCGCCGAGCACGTCGACGCGTCCTCGATGCAATCCACGACGAACTGA
- a CDS encoding NAD(P)/FAD-dependent oxidoreductase, giving the protein MKARNGSGRHRVVVVGSGFGGLFATQRLKGADVEVALIARTTHHLFQPLLYQVATGILSEGEIAPSTREVLARQRNAEVLLGEVTAIDVEARTVTHEYVGRTTVTSYDSLVVAAGAGQSYFGNDQFARHAPGMKSIDDALELRGRIFGSFELAELASTPAEVERLMTFVVVGAGPTGVEMAGQIAELAHRTLSRDFRRIDPRDARIVLLDAAPQILGSFGEKLGGRARRRLEQMGVEVRLGAKVVDVDLTGIEVEHTGGARERIESLCKVWAAGVSASPLAAHLAEQTGAGVDRAGRIQVLPDLTLPGHPEVFVVGDMMTLDHLPGVAQVAIQGGRYAADQIIRRLGGEPPKEPFHYVDKGSMATISRFSAVASIGKARFSGFLAWLLWLGVHLLYIIGFKHRVTTLLHWAISFLGRGRAERVVTQQQVFARTAIEDLGDRFRPELPQIPADRPDEPPPTQHTRLPCADP; this is encoded by the coding sequence ATGAAGGCGCGCAACGGTTCGGGACGTCATCGCGTCGTCGTCGTGGGGTCGGGTTTCGGGGGCCTCTTCGCGACGCAGCGGCTCAAGGGCGCCGACGTCGAGGTCGCCCTCATCGCCCGGACGACGCACCACCTCTTCCAGCCGCTCCTCTACCAGGTGGCGACCGGCATCCTGTCCGAGGGGGAGATCGCCCCGTCCACCCGCGAGGTGCTGGCCAGGCAGCGCAACGCCGAAGTCCTCCTCGGGGAGGTGACCGCGATCGACGTCGAAGCCCGAACGGTCACCCACGAGTACGTCGGACGTACCACGGTGACCTCGTACGACTCGCTGGTCGTCGCCGCCGGAGCCGGGCAGTCGTACTTCGGCAACGACCAGTTCGCCCGGCACGCCCCCGGCATGAAGTCGATCGACGACGCGCTCGAGCTGAGGGGGCGGATCTTCGGCTCCTTCGAGCTGGCCGAGCTCGCCTCGACACCGGCCGAGGTCGAGCGGCTGATGACCTTCGTCGTCGTCGGCGCCGGCCCGACCGGAGTCGAGATGGCCGGACAGATCGCGGAGCTCGCGCACCGCACGCTGAGCCGCGACTTCCGACGGATCGACCCGCGTGACGCCCGGATCGTCCTGCTCGACGCGGCGCCGCAGATCCTCGGCTCGTTCGGGGAGAAGCTCGGGGGCCGGGCCCGGCGCCGGCTCGAGCAGATGGGGGTCGAGGTGCGACTCGGGGCCAAGGTCGTCGACGTGGACCTCACGGGGATCGAGGTCGAGCACACGGGCGGCGCGCGCGAGCGGATCGAGTCGCTGTGCAAGGTGTGGGCTGCGGGGGTCAGCGCCTCGCCGCTCGCGGCACATCTCGCCGAGCAGACGGGCGCCGGCGTCGACCGTGCCGGACGCATTCAGGTGCTGCCGGACCTCACCCTGCCGGGTCATCCGGAGGTGTTCGTCGTCGGCGACATGATGACCCTCGACCACCTGCCCGGCGTGGCCCAGGTCGCGATCCAGGGTGGTCGCTACGCGGCCGACCAGATCATCCGGCGCCTCGGCGGTGAGCCGCCGAAGGAGCCCTTCCACTACGTCGACAAGGGGTCGATGGCGACGATCTCCCGGTTCTCGGCGGTCGCCTCCATCGGCAAGGCCCGGTTCAGCGGGTTCCTCGCCTGGTTGCTGTGGCTCGGCGTGCACCTGCTCTACATCATCGGGTTCAAGCACCGCGTCACGACTCTGCTCCACTGGGCCATCAGCTTCCTCGGGCGCGGCCGGGCCGAGCGGGTCGTCACGCAGCAGCAGGTCTTCGCCCGGACGGCGATCGAGGACCTCGGTGACCGGTTCCGTCCGGAGCTTCCGCAGATCCCGGCGGACCGACCGGACGAGCCGCCCCCAACGCAACACACCCGGTTGCCGTGTGCAGACCCCTGA
- a CDS encoding DUF6918 family protein has protein sequence MSTAVSDALLDETRRTEAVSALTQVIDAEVADKSGLGGAAVKAGYAAAKKLGGDFVPSATDRLLPQFAAALDPLWATKGDTPFAAHLESRSEQAADALLAVTDAKADATSHTAAKKVYGALRGKAKEQVVAALPRLGATVERLVQG, from the coding sequence GTGAGTACTGCTGTGTCCGACGCCCTGCTCGACGAGACCCGCCGCACCGAGGCCGTGTCCGCCCTGACCCAGGTCATCGACGCCGAGGTCGCCGACAAGTCGGGCCTCGGCGGCGCTGCCGTCAAGGCCGGCTACGCCGCGGCGAAGAAGCTCGGCGGCGACTTCGTCCCGAGCGCGACCGACCGGCTCCTCCCCCAGTTCGCCGCAGCCCTCGACCCGCTCTGGGCGACCAAGGGCGATACCCCGTTCGCGGCCCACCTGGAGTCGCGGTCGGAGCAGGCGGCCGACGCGCTCCTCGCCGTCACCGACGCCAAGGCGGACGCGACCTCGCACACCGCGGCGAAGAAGGTCTACGGAGCGCTGCGTGGCAAGGCCAAGGAGCAGGTCGTCGCCGCGCTCCCCCGCCTCGGGGCGACGGTCGAGCGGCTCGTCCAGGGCTGA
- a CDS encoding F0F1 ATP synthase subunit delta translates to MQGSSRAAAVGSREALTGALAATADRSRLAEELFAVVGALDSNPTLRRALADPSREGADKASLAEQLLAGKVSAETLVVLKGVVGQRWSTERDLSDTLESYGVETVIAAAEAADRADRVEDELFHFERIVAANEQLRGALGDQTVAAEHRAALVDSLLQDKVAPETLALARQAVVAPRGRRFDRTVAGFLDTASARREQQTATVTSAVPLTEDDRNRLAVELASIYGGKVHLNTVVDPRVLGGVKIEIGDEVIDGTIMRKIDAARRAMGA, encoded by the coding sequence ATGCAGGGATCCTCACGCGCAGCTGCGGTCGGGAGCCGCGAGGCGCTCACCGGCGCGCTCGCGGCCACGGCTGACCGTTCGCGGTTGGCCGAGGAGCTCTTCGCCGTCGTCGGCGCCCTGGACAGCAACCCCACCCTGCGTCGGGCGCTCGCCGACCCGTCGCGTGAGGGAGCGGACAAGGCCTCCCTGGCCGAGCAGCTCCTGGCGGGCAAGGTGAGCGCCGAGACGCTCGTCGTTCTCAAGGGGGTCGTCGGGCAGCGATGGAGCACGGAGCGCGACCTGTCCGACACCCTCGAGTCCTACGGGGTCGAGACCGTCATCGCCGCGGCCGAGGCCGCTGACCGGGCGGACCGGGTCGAGGACGAGCTCTTCCACTTCGAGCGGATCGTGGCGGCCAACGAGCAGCTGCGTGGGGCCCTCGGCGACCAGACGGTCGCCGCCGAGCACCGCGCCGCTCTCGTCGACTCCCTGCTCCAGGACAAGGTGGCCCCTGAGACGCTCGCCCTGGCCCGTCAGGCCGTCGTCGCACCCCGGGGGCGCCGCTTCGACCGCACGGTCGCCGGCTTCCTCGACACGGCTTCGGCCCGCCGTGAGCAGCAGACCGCGACGGTCACGTCCGCCGTGCCTCTCACCGAGGACGACCGCAACCGTCTGGCCGTGGAGCTGGCCTCGATCTACGGTGGCAAGGTCCACCTCAACACCGTCGTCGACCCCCGGGTCCTCGGCGGGGTCAAGATCGAGATCGGCGACGAGGTCATCGACGGAACCATCATGCGCAAGATCGACGCGGCCCGCCGCGCGATGGGCGCGTGA
- a CDS encoding F0F1 ATP synthase subunit gamma: protein MGAQMRIYRQRIKSVQSIKKITNAMELIAAARVIKARQRAVEAMPYTTALTRAVSAVASHTNEDHPLTTAKETVQRAGVVIITSDRGLAGSYAASALKEAAELVTRLQSEGKEVVPYLVGRKAVAYYKFRKRPYAAEWSGFTDAPRFEHASEIADRITADFLKDTEDGGNDEIHVVYTRFRSMVRQDPHVLRLLPLEVVEADAAETDTGLDFSVTSYEEGQLVPQYEFEPSADQVLDLLLPKYVRNRIFTCLLSSAASELAARQRAMKSATDNAAELIKKYQRLANQARQAGITQEISEIVGGANALADAKKK from the coding sequence ATGGGAGCGCAGATGCGGATCTACCGCCAGCGCATCAAGTCCGTCCAGTCCATCAAGAAGATCACCAACGCGATGGAGCTGATCGCGGCCGCACGCGTCATCAAGGCCCGGCAGCGCGCCGTCGAGGCGATGCCGTACACGACCGCACTGACGCGCGCCGTCTCCGCCGTGGCGAGCCACACCAACGAGGACCACCCCCTGACGACGGCGAAGGAGACCGTGCAACGGGCCGGCGTCGTCATCATCACCTCCGACCGTGGCCTCGCGGGGTCCTACGCGGCCTCCGCGCTCAAGGAGGCGGCCGAGCTCGTCACCCGCCTCCAGAGCGAGGGCAAGGAGGTCGTGCCCTACCTCGTCGGTCGCAAGGCCGTCGCGTACTACAAGTTCCGCAAGCGTCCCTACGCCGCTGAGTGGAGCGGGTTCACCGATGCTCCGCGCTTCGAGCACGCGAGCGAGATCGCCGACCGGATCACCGCGGACTTCCTCAAGGACACGGAAGATGGCGGCAACGACGAGATCCACGTCGTCTACACCCGCTTCCGCTCCATGGTTCGCCAGGACCCGCACGTCCTGCGGCTCCTGCCCCTCGAGGTCGTCGAGGCCGACGCGGCCGAGACCGACACCGGCCTGGACTTCTCGGTCACGAGCTACGAGGAGGGGCAGCTCGTCCCGCAGTACGAGTTCGAGCCCAGCGCAGACCAGGTCCTCGACCTGCTGCTGCCGAAGTACGTCCGCAACCGGATCTTCACCTGCCTGCTCAGCTCGGCGGCGTCGGAGCTCGCCGCGCGGCAGCGTGCGATGAAGTCCGCGACGGACAACGCCGCGGAGCTCATCAAGAAGTACCAGCGCCTCGCGAACCAGGCCCGTCAGGCCGGGATCACGCAAGAGATCAGCGAAATCGTGGGCGGCGCCAACGCCCTCGCCGACGCGAAGAAGAAGTAA
- the atpD gene encoding F0F1 ATP synthase subunit beta: MTATVSDNVGAAAQGPSAGGVGRISRIIGPVVDVEFPSDAMPEQYNLLTTEVSLSGETKKLNLEVAQHIGDNMVRAISLQPTDGLVRGTAVQDSGGPISVPVGDVTLGHVFNTTGECMNLAEGETLDIKERWGIHRKAPAFDQLESKTQMFETGIKVIDLLTPYVQGGKIGLFGGAGVGKTVLIQEMIARVARDHGGVSVFAGVGERTREGNDLMVEMEEAGVLGQTALVFGQMDEPPGTRLRVALSALTMAEYFRDVQKQDVLLFIDNIFRFTQAGSEVSTLLGRMPSAVGYQPTLADEMGVLQERITSTRGHSITSMQAIYVPADDYTDPAPATTFAHLDATTELSRDIASMGIYPAVDPLTSTSRILDPRYVSQEHYSTAVRIRSILQRNKELQDIIAILGVDELSEEDKILVNRARRIQRFLSQNTYVAKQFTGIEGSTVPLVDTVEAFTKIADGEYDHVAEQAFFMCGGLDDVERQWAEIQKNL; the protein is encoded by the coding sequence ATGACTGCAACTGTCAGTGACAACGTGGGGGCGGCCGCTCAGGGGCCCAGTGCGGGCGGCGTCGGACGCATCTCTCGCATCATCGGCCCGGTCGTCGACGTCGAGTTCCCCAGCGACGCCATGCCCGAGCAGTACAACCTGCTCACGACCGAGGTGAGCCTCTCGGGCGAGACGAAGAAGCTCAACCTCGAGGTCGCCCAGCACATCGGCGACAACATGGTCCGCGCGATCTCCCTGCAGCCGACGGACGGCCTGGTCCGCGGCACGGCCGTGCAGGACTCCGGGGGCCCGATCTCCGTTCCGGTCGGCGACGTGACGCTCGGTCACGTCTTCAACACGACCGGCGAGTGCATGAACCTCGCAGAGGGCGAGACGCTCGACATCAAGGAGCGGTGGGGCATCCACCGCAAGGCGCCGGCCTTCGACCAGCTGGAGTCCAAGACCCAGATGTTCGAGACGGGCATCAAGGTCATCGACCTGCTCACCCCGTACGTCCAGGGTGGGAAGATCGGCCTCTTCGGTGGCGCCGGTGTCGGCAAGACGGTGCTCATCCAGGAGATGATCGCGCGCGTCGCCCGTGACCACGGTGGTGTGTCGGTGTTCGCCGGTGTCGGCGAGCGCACCCGTGAGGGCAACGACCTCATGGTCGAGATGGAGGAGGCGGGCGTCCTCGGCCAGACCGCCCTGGTCTTCGGGCAGATGGACGAGCCGCCGGGCACGCGTCTGCGGGTCGCCCTGTCGGCGCTGACGATGGCGGAGTACTTCCGCGACGTGCAGAAGCAGGACGTGCTGCTCTTCATCGACAACATCTTCCGCTTCACGCAGGCTGGTTCCGAGGTCTCCACCCTGCTGGGCCGCATGCCGTCCGCCGTGGGCTACCAGCCCACCCTCGCCGACGAGATGGGCGTGCTCCAGGAGCGCATCACCTCGACGCGTGGCCACTCGATCACCTCGATGCAGGCGATCTACGTCCCGGCCGACGACTACACGGACCCGGCCCCGGCCACGACGTTCGCGCACCTCGACGCGACGACCGAGCTCTCGCGTGACATCGCGTCGATGGGTATCTACCCGGCCGTCGACCCGCTCACCTCGACCTCGCGCATCCTCGACCCGCGCTACGTGTCGCAGGAGCACTACAGCACCGCCGTGCGGATCCGCTCGATCCTGCAGCGCAACAAGGAGCTGCAGGACATCATCGCGATCCTCGGTGTCGACGAGCTCTCCGAAGAGGACAAGATCCTCGTCAACCGGGCGCGCCGCATCCAGCGGTTCCTGTCGCAGAACACCTACGTCGCCAAGCAGTTCACCGGCATCGAGGGCTCGACCGTGCCGCTGGTCGACACCGTCGAGGCGTTCACCAAGATCGCCGACGGCGAGTACGACCACGTGGCCGAGCAGGCCTTCTTCATGTGTGGTGGCCTCGACGACGTCGAGCGTCAGTGGGCGGAGATCCAGAAGAACCTCTGA
- a CDS encoding F0F1 ATP synthase subunit B: MQLNAILPALMPGETEEPSASLPILPYLPELVFGLIAFAIIYLVVQKVVVPNLEKAYAERTEAIQGGIQKAEEAQAQAQAALEQYQAQLTEARAEASRIREDAKAQGAQIIAEMREHAAAEAARLTDIAHKQIEAERQQAIVSLRHDVGRMSTELASRIVGESLHEETRQKGIVERFLTELESGDVVREKVGSKGEDA; encoded by the coding sequence GTGCAGCTCAATGCCATCCTTCCGGCTCTGATGCCGGGTGAAACAGAGGAGCCCTCGGCAAGTCTGCCGATCCTCCCGTACCTTCCCGAGCTGGTCTTCGGCCTCATCGCCTTCGCCATCATCTACTTGGTGGTGCAGAAGGTGGTCGTCCCGAACCTCGAGAAGGCCTATGCCGAGCGGACCGAGGCCATCCAGGGCGGCATCCAGAAGGCCGAGGAGGCACAGGCTCAGGCCCAGGCTGCCCTCGAGCAGTACCAGGCCCAGCTGACCGAGGCTCGCGCCGAGGCATCCCGCATCCGTGAGGACGCCAAGGCCCAGGGCGCGCAGATCATCGCCGAGATGCGCGAGCACGCCGCTGCGGAGGCGGCGCGGCTCACCGACATCGCCCACAAGCAGATCGAGGCCGAGCGCCAGCAGGCGATCGTCTCGCTCCGCCACGACGTGGGCCGCATGTCGACCGAGCTCGCGAGCCGGATCGTCGGGGAGTCGCTGCACGAGGAGACCCGGCAGAAGGGCATCGTGGAGCGCTTCCTGACCGAGCTCGAGTCGGGTGACGTCGTCCGGGAGAAGGTCGGCAGCAAGGGTGAGGACGCCTGA
- the atpB gene encoding F0F1 ATP synthase subunit A, which produces MSFNVLASTLGTMAPAEEVSHFPPTPEIFWQPLFSVGPVTVTRAMVVAAISVIGIAWWLIATTQRAAVVPSKGQFLTEGVYGFVRNGIAKDMIGSKEFIRFVPLLFSLFIFILVNNLFGITPFIQMPTMSRIGFPIALVLIVYVVYHAIGIKKRGLAGYFKFLVPAGLPAWIAPFIFVLEFITFFITRPLTLALRLFGNMFAGHMLLVVFIVGGWELFLADSFFLKLAALPAWLLAFAFTLFEGLVQFLQAYVFTLLAASYIGGALADEH; this is translated from the coding sequence GTGAGCTTCAACGTGCTGGCGTCCACGCTGGGCACCATGGCCCCCGCGGAGGAAGTGAGCCACTTCCCGCCCACGCCCGAGATCTTCTGGCAGCCGCTCTTCTCGGTCGGCCCGGTCACGGTTACCCGCGCGATGGTTGTCGCCGCGATCTCCGTCATCGGCATCGCCTGGTGGCTCATCGCGACGACCCAGCGCGCCGCCGTCGTGCCCTCCAAGGGGCAGTTCCTCACCGAGGGCGTCTACGGCTTCGTCCGCAACGGCATCGCCAAGGACATGATCGGCAGCAAGGAGTTCATCCGCTTCGTCCCGCTGCTCTTCTCGCTCTTCATCTTCATCCTGGTCAACAACCTCTTCGGCATCACGCCGTTCATCCAGATGCCGACGATGTCCCGGATCGGCTTCCCCATCGCGCTGGTCCTCATCGTCTACGTCGTCTACCACGCCATCGGGATCAAGAAGCGCGGCCTCGCCGGCTACTTCAAGTTCCTCGTCCCGGCTGGCCTGCCGGCGTGGATCGCGCCCTTCATCTTCGTGCTGGAGTTCATCACCTTCTTCATCACGCGGCCGCTCACCCTCGCGCTCCGACTCTTCGGCAACATGTTCGCCGGCCACATGCTCCTCGTGGTCTTCATCGTCGGCGGGTGGGAGCTGTTCCTCGCGGACAGCTTCTTCCTCAAGCTCGCCGCCCTCCCCGCGTGGCTGCTCGCCTTCGCCTTCACCCTCTTCGAGGGACTGGTGCAGTTCCTGCAGGCCTACGTCTTCACCCTGCTCGCCGCCTCCTACATCGGTGGCGCGCTCGCAGACGAACACTGA
- a CDS encoding ATP synthase F0 subunit C codes for MVGNLSLVGYGLATIGPAIAVGLIFAAYINGVARQPESGKLLQPIAILGFALAEALAIFGLVLFFL; via the coding sequence GTGGTAGGCAACCTCTCGCTCGTCGGCTACGGACTCGCGACCATCGGCCCGGCCATCGCCGTCGGCCTGATCTTCGCCGCGTACATCAACGGTGTCGCCCGCCAGCCGGAGTCCGGCAAGCTCCTCCAGCCGATCGCCATTCTTGGCTTCGCCCTCGCCGAGGCGCTCGCGATCTTCGGCCTGGTGCTCTTCTTCCTCTGA
- the atpA gene encoding F0F1 ATP synthase subunit alpha has translation MTELSIRPEEIREALDSFVQSYEPGAASREEVGRVTDAGDGIAHVEGLPSAMTNELLLFEDGTRGLALNLDVHNIGVVILGDFSGIEEGQTVKRTGEVLSVPVGDDFLGRVIDPLGNPIDGLGEIKAEQRRALELQAPTVVQRKSVHEPLQTGIKSIDAMTPIGRGQRQLIIGDRQTGKTTVAIDTIINQKRNWESGDPDQQVRCIYVGIGQKGSTIASVRGTLEEAGALEYTTIVAAPASDAAGFKYLAPYTGSAIGQHWMYQGKHVLIVFDDLSKQAEAYRAVSLLLRRPPGREAYPGDVFYLHSRLLERCAKLSDDLGHGSMTGLPIIETKAGDVSAYIPTNVISITDGQIYLQADLFNANVRPAIDVGVSVSRVGGAAQIKAMKSVAGRLKLDLAQFRAMEAFAMFASDLDPASRAQLARGARLVELLKQPQSSPYPVEEQVVSIWTGTTGKLDDIAVEDVRTFEADLLETLRRDGKILQTIRETLKLDEDTEAALAKVVEDVKFTFKGTGREGLEAGHEEFDELESDEITQAQIVKSK, from the coding sequence ATGACGGAGCTTTCGATCCGTCCGGAGGAGATCCGGGAAGCGCTGGACTCGTTCGTCCAGTCCTACGAGCCCGGCGCGGCCTCCCGCGAAGAGGTCGGCCGCGTCACCGACGCCGGTGACGGTATTGCTCACGTCGAGGGTCTGCCCTCGGCCATGACCAACGAGCTGCTGCTGTTCGAGGACGGCACGCGGGGCCTGGCCCTGAACCTCGACGTCCACAACATCGGTGTCGTCATCCTCGGTGACTTCTCCGGCATCGAGGAGGGCCAGACGGTCAAGCGGACGGGGGAGGTCCTGTCCGTCCCCGTTGGCGACGACTTCCTCGGCCGGGTCATCGACCCGCTCGGCAACCCGATCGACGGTCTCGGCGAGATCAAGGCCGAGCAGCGCCGGGCGCTGGAGCTCCAGGCTCCGACGGTCGTGCAGCGCAAGTCGGTGCACGAGCCGCTCCAGACCGGGATCAAGTCGATCGACGCGATGACCCCGATCGGCCGGGGCCAGCGCCAGCTGATCATCGGCGACCGCCAGACGGGCAAGACGACCGTCGCGATCGACACGATCATCAACCAGAAGCGCAACTGGGAGTCCGGCGACCCGGACCAGCAGGTGCGCTGCATCTACGTCGGCATCGGCCAGAAGGGCTCGACCATCGCGTCGGTCCGCGGCACCCTCGAGGAGGCCGGCGCGCTCGAGTACACGACGATCGTCGCGGCCCCCGCGTCCGACGCGGCCGGCTTCAAGTACCTCGCGCCCTACACCGGCTCCGCCATCGGCCAGCACTGGATGTACCAGGGCAAGCACGTCCTCATCGTCTTCGACGACCTGTCCAAGCAGGCCGAGGCCTACCGCGCCGTGTCCCTGTTGCTCCGCCGCCCGCCGGGCCGCGAGGCCTACCCGGGCGACGTCTTCTACCTGCACTCGCGGCTCCTCGAGCGTTGCGCGAAGCTCTCGGACGACCTCGGCCACGGCTCGATGACCGGCCTGCCGATCATCGAGACGAAGGCCGGTGACGTCTCGGCGTACATCCCGACCAACGTCATCTCCATCACCGACGGCCAGATCTACCTCCAGGCCGACCTGTTCAACGCCAACGTCCGCCCCGCGATCGACGTGGGTGTGTCGGTCTCGCGCGTCGGTGGTGCGGCGCAGATCAAGGCCATGAAGTCGGTTGCCGGGCGTCTCAAGCTCGACCTCGCGCAGTTCCGCGCGATGGAGGCCTTCGCGATGTTCGCCTCCGACCTCGACCCGGCCTCCCGGGCCCAGCTCGCCCGCGGTGCTCGCCTCGTCGAGCTGCTCAAGCAGCCGCAGAGCAGCCCGTACCCCGTCGAGGAGCAGGTCGTCTCCATCTGGACCGGCACGACCGGCAAGCTCGACGACATCGCCGTCGAGGACGTCCGCACCTTCGAGGCGGACCTGCTCGAGACCCTGCGTCGGGACGGCAAGATCCTGCAGACGATCCGCGAGACGCTCAAGCTCGACGAGGACACCGAGGCGGCACTCGCCAAGGTCGTCGAGGACGTGAAGTTCACGTTCAAGGGCACCGGACGTGAGGGCCTCGAGGCCGGTCACGAGGAGTTCGACGAGCTCGAGTCCGACGAGATCACCCAGGCGCAGATCGTCAAGTCGAAGTAG